One genomic segment of Intestinimonas butyriciproducens includes these proteins:
- a CDS encoding ABC transporter substrate-binding protein, which yields MKRTLALFLALTLSLSLLAGCGGQEAQSTPAPTGTTAPTATPDAEEPTTKVVVDGLGREVEIPWPVERAVVANRYNSELIRACGAIDRVIAVDTNTAQDRVYWSQFDPDNVIGKGQSELNYEKIVDLGAQVLITPKNGTYEQDQEMLEPFGIKVLVVTGWDNADLVNQIEAVGRIFDVEEKAAELRAFYEENQQKLDACLANVAEKKTVYWEYGDPYTTCIPGTSNDGWHNMLVSAGAINIFGDESLAGKDIDPEAILLADPDLIIKTSSGPALKNTGVYTPPTQEMYEEITAEMVSRPGWSDLKAVQNKNLYCTTGFCAGGLGKLIGALYTATWLYPDECADIDPDAVFDEWMSMQEVGPIEGHVYRLP from the coding sequence ATGAAACGAACCCTCGCCCTGTTCCTGGCGCTGACCCTCAGCCTTTCCCTCCTGGCCGGCTGCGGCGGCCAGGAGGCCCAGAGCACCCCCGCACCCACCGGGACCACAGCGCCCACCGCCACGCCCGACGCCGAAGAGCCCACCACGAAGGTGGTGGTGGACGGCCTGGGCCGTGAAGTGGAGATCCCCTGGCCTGTGGAGCGGGCCGTGGTGGCCAACCGCTACAACAGCGAGCTGATCCGCGCCTGCGGCGCCATTGACCGCGTCATCGCCGTGGACACCAATACCGCCCAGGACCGGGTCTATTGGAGCCAGTTCGACCCTGACAACGTGATCGGCAAGGGCCAGAGCGAGCTGAACTACGAGAAGATCGTGGATCTGGGAGCTCAGGTCCTCATCACCCCTAAGAACGGCACCTATGAGCAGGACCAGGAGATGCTGGAGCCCTTCGGCATCAAGGTGCTGGTGGTCACCGGCTGGGACAACGCGGACCTGGTCAACCAGATCGAGGCCGTGGGACGGATCTTCGATGTAGAGGAGAAGGCGGCCGAGCTCAGGGCGTTCTATGAGGAGAACCAGCAGAAGCTGGACGCATGCCTGGCCAACGTGGCCGAGAAAAAGACCGTCTACTGGGAGTACGGCGATCCCTACACCACCTGCATCCCCGGCACCTCCAACGACGGCTGGCACAACATGCTGGTCTCCGCCGGGGCCATCAACATTTTCGGCGACGAGAGCCTGGCGGGCAAGGACATCGACCCCGAGGCCATCCTGCTGGCCGACCCCGACCTCATCATCAAGACCAGCTCGGGCCCGGCCCTGAAGAATACCGGCGTGTATACGCCCCCCACCCAGGAGATGTATGAGGAGATAACCGCCGAGATGGTCAGCCGCCCCGGCTGGTCCGACCTGAAGGCCGTCCAGAACAAGAACCTCTACTGCACCACCGGCTTCTGTGCCGGCGGCCTGGGCAAGCTCATCGGCGCCCTGTACACCGCCACCTGGCTCTATCCGGACGAGTGCGCGGACATCGACCCCGACGCCGTGTTCGACGAGTGGATGTCCATGCAGGAAGTCGGCCCCATCGAGGGCCACGTCTACCGCCTGCCCTGA
- a CDS encoding FecCD family ABC transporter permease, translating into MSLYVETPGPALGEEIRSYRRLKALFAAAVAAATLAAFVVSCFAGVAEVTPARLLATAFPSLALQARPLSGTELTVLLHLRLPRIVMALLAGIGLAVSGLVMQAITGNTMASPFTTGLSNAAAMGAAVVIVFGLNFMGTTQLTTVFGAFVLAFLCAALVYGISSAKGLGSTTIVLVGIALNYFFSALNAGMQYIANEQQLTAIVNWTFGSLSQSTWPQILFTAAVLGVSLPILFSRAWHYNLLTTGDESAVALGVNVGRLRCVSGLLITLIAATVVSFTGVIGFVGLVAPHIARLLVGGDHRVLFPVSALLGGCLLILADLVGRTVASPVVIPVGIVVSFIGVPVFVYLILRDRKERVL; encoded by the coding sequence ATGTCCCTGTATGTGGAAACGCCCGGCCCCGCGCTGGGGGAGGAGATCAGGAGCTACCGGCGGCTCAAGGCGCTCTTTGCCGCGGCGGTGGCGGCGGCCACGCTGGCGGCCTTCGTGGTGAGCTGCTTTGCCGGGGTGGCGGAGGTCACCCCGGCCCGGCTGCTGGCCACGGCCTTCCCCTCCCTCGCCCTCCAGGCCCGGCCCCTGAGCGGGACGGAGCTCACCGTCCTGCTCCACCTGCGGCTGCCCCGGATCGTGATGGCGCTGCTGGCGGGGATCGGGCTGGCAGTGAGCGGACTGGTAATGCAGGCCATCACGGGCAACACTATGGCCAGCCCCTTCACCACCGGCCTTTCCAACGCCGCCGCTATGGGCGCGGCGGTGGTGATCGTCTTCGGCCTCAATTTCATGGGCACCACCCAGCTCACCACCGTGTTCGGGGCCTTTGTTCTGGCCTTCCTGTGCGCCGCGCTGGTGTACGGCATCTCCTCCGCCAAGGGGCTGGGGAGCACCACCATCGTACTGGTGGGTATCGCGCTGAACTACTTTTTCTCCGCGCTCAACGCCGGGATGCAGTACATCGCCAACGAGCAGCAGCTCACCGCCATTGTCAACTGGACCTTCGGGAGCCTGTCCCAGTCCACCTGGCCCCAGATCCTGTTCACCGCGGCGGTGCTGGGCGTCTCCCTGCCCATCCTCTTCTCCCGGGCATGGCACTATAATCTGCTCACCACCGGGGATGAGAGCGCCGTGGCCCTGGGGGTCAATGTGGGGCGGCTGCGCTGTGTCTCCGGGCTGCTCATCACCCTCATCGCCGCCACCGTGGTCAGCTTCACCGGGGTCATCGGCTTCGTGGGTCTGGTGGCCCCCCATATCGCCCGTCTGCTGGTGGGCGGGGACCATCGGGTCCTCTTCCCGGTCAGCGCCCTGCTGGGCGGATGTCTGCTCATCCTGGCCGACCTGGTGGGACGGACCGTGGCCTCCCCGGTGGTCATCCCCGTGGGGATCGTGGTCTCCTTCATCGGCGTGCCGGTGTTCGTCTACCTCATCCTGCGGGACCGGAAGGAGCGGGTGCTGTGA
- a CDS encoding ABC transporter ATP-binding protein, translating into MKISIQGLCFGYKQRQVLRGVDLEVPSGSLCALLGANGAGKTTLLKCINGILRPQSGRVFADDTDLGGLTARERARLIGYVPQNAQAGGSCLNVLETVLSGRVPHRKGRLKSEDYDIAGQVLESMDLSRYAMRQLNQLSGGERQRVFIARAVAQRPRVMLLDEPTSNLDMRFQQETMEIVKALSAGRGITVITILHDLNLAIVYADQAVLLRDGTVYRAQSPQEALDGANIRDIFGVEVGFAPLDGARYIVPRRLERG; encoded by the coding sequence GTGAAGATCTCCATACAGGGCCTGTGTTTCGGCTACAAACAGCGGCAGGTGCTCCGGGGGGTGGACCTGGAGGTGCCCTCCGGCTCCCTCTGCGCCCTGCTGGGCGCCAACGGCGCGGGAAAGACCACCCTGCTCAAGTGCATCAACGGCATCCTCCGGCCCCAGTCGGGCCGGGTGTTCGCCGACGACACCGACCTGGGGGGCCTCACCGCCAGAGAACGGGCCAGACTCATCGGCTATGTGCCCCAGAACGCCCAGGCGGGCGGAAGCTGCCTCAACGTGCTGGAAACCGTGCTCTCCGGGCGGGTGCCGCACCGAAAGGGACGGCTGAAGAGCGAGGACTACGACATCGCCGGGCAGGTGCTGGAGTCCATGGACCTGTCCCGGTACGCCATGCGTCAGCTCAACCAGCTCTCCGGCGGGGAGCGCCAGCGGGTGTTTATCGCCCGGGCGGTGGCCCAGCGCCCCAGGGTCATGCTGCTGGACGAGCCCACCAGCAACCTGGATATGCGCTTCCAGCAGGAGACCATGGAGATCGTCAAGGCGCTCAGCGCCGGCCGGGGCATCACGGTGATCACCATCCTTCACGACCTGAATCTGGCCATTGTGTACGCCGACCAGGCCGTGCTCCTGCGGGATGGGACCGTCTATCGGGCCCAGTCCCCCCAGGAGGCGCTGGACGGGGCCAACATCCGGGACATCTTCGGCGTGGAGGTGGGCTTCGCACCCCTGGACGGCGCCCGGTACATCGTCCCCCGGCGGCTGGAGAGGGGGTGA
- a CDS encoding CGGC domain-containing protein, translating to MDAVAILSCRKAAETCGGVDCLGFFHRRERSFSGRGDREMRLAAFATCNGCECDPASDEAFQKKLDKLSGAGVEEVHVAACVTGEKRACPRKEAILTALSARGLRVCLLEERA from the coding sequence ATGGATGCGGTTGCAATCCTCTCCTGCCGGAAGGCGGCGGAGACCTGCGGCGGCGTGGACTGCCTGGGATTCTTCCACCGGCGGGAGCGGTCCTTTTCCGGCCGCGGGGACCGGGAGATGCGCCTGGCCGCCTTTGCCACGTGCAACGGGTGCGAGTGCGACCCCGCCTCCGACGAGGCCTTTCAGAAAAAGCTGGACAAGCTGTCCGGCGCAGGTGTGGAAGAGGTCCACGTGGCCGCCTGCGTCACGGGAGAAAAGCGGGCCTGTCCCCGGAAGGAGGCGATCCTGACGGCGCTGTCCGCCCGGGGCCTGCGGGTCTGCCTGCTGGAGGAACGGGCCTGA
- a CDS encoding glycosyltransferase — protein sequence MNEPLVSIIVPVYNVESYLSPCLESIQRQSWRNLEVLMVDDGSTDGSSAVCADMAVADPRFRLLRQENAGVSAARNAALTLAGGKYLQFVDGDDRIHPQATETLVHAAEAMGADLVLSHFYRVDGERQAVRGHIKGERLLTRQEFAREMVKAPANYYYGVLWNKLYRRSIVESRGLRFEREVAWGEDFLFNLEYIRSVRLVAAVPRPLYYYIKRPGSLVSTQATLRRTIEMKRTTFDYYKDLYQDLDLYDEQKAKVYRYLISTAVDGLTLPGEGVERRGRSAAGRRAGQEG from the coding sequence TTGAACGAACCTCTGGTGAGTATCATCGTCCCGGTCTATAATGTGGAATCCTATCTCTCCCCGTGCCTGGAGAGCATCCAGCGCCAGAGCTGGCGGAACCTGGAGGTGCTGATGGTGGACGATGGCAGCACCGACGGCTCCTCCGCCGTCTGCGCGGATATGGCGGTGGCCGATCCCCGCTTCCGCCTCCTCCGGCAGGAGAACGCCGGGGTCTCCGCCGCCCGGAACGCCGCCCTGACCCTGGCAGGGGGGAAGTATCTCCAGTTCGTGGACGGGGACGACCGCATCCACCCCCAGGCCACGGAGACCCTGGTCCACGCCGCCGAGGCCATGGGGGCGGACCTGGTCCTCTCCCATTTTTACCGGGTGGACGGGGAGCGGCAGGCCGTCCGGGGCCATATCAAGGGGGAGCGGCTCCTCACCCGGCAGGAGTTCGCCCGGGAGATGGTGAAGGCGCCGGCCAATTACTACTACGGCGTGCTGTGGAACAAGCTCTACCGCCGCTCCATCGTGGAGAGCCGGGGCCTGCGGTTCGAGCGGGAGGTGGCCTGGGGGGAGGACTTCCTCTTCAACCTGGAGTATATCCGCTCCGTCCGGCTGGTGGCGGCGGTGCCCCGACCCCTCTACTATTACATCAAGCGCCCGGGCAGCCTGGTGAGCACCCAGGCCACCCTCCGGCGCACCATCGAGATGAAGCGGACCACCTTCGACTACTACAAGGACCTCTACCAGGACCTGGACCTCTACGACGAACAGAAGGCAAAGGTCTACCGCTATCTCATCTCCACGGCGGTGGACGGGCTGACCCTGCCCGGCGAGGGCGTGGAGCGCCGAGGGAGAAGCGCCGCCGGACGGCGGGCCGGACAGGAGGGCTGA